GTTTGCCACTTCCTTGACTCAGCTGATTTAAGTAAAGTACTTTTTTGTGCTTTCAGTTGCTCTCTTAACCTATATTGGCCAATATTATAAATCATTAAACATAAAGTCATTATCATCATCAGAGCTTCTATTCTTCTGGGTAATTTAAGAAAAATAGAGTCGACCATAAACCAAGGATCTTTTAAAAAACGAAATCCTCCCTCCACATTCTGCTGTTCTTTATATTCCTCTAGTATTTGTTTATCTTTATAGCCTTCTGAATCCAATTCGTTAGTAGCCAAAATAAATCTTCCCTTCTTATTCAAGATATTGTTAATTTTTTCTTGATTTCTTCTAAACGATGTTTCCATTTTATAGTCAACTATGACCTTTTCAGCCCCATTTTTTGGTTTGCCTCGACCTAGATACTTACTAACAGACATGCCATAATTGTACACAAAAAAGGGGTTTCTCCTTAAACGGAGTAGGTTAAACTCTCCAATATAAACGAGATTTTTTCAAATCTCAAAACTGCTCGTTAAAGAGCAAAAAAAATGAGAAGCAACCCATGAAGCATTATATTGGATTAGATGTATCAATGAAAAGAACTTTTATCTGTGTATTAAATGAACAAGGTAAGACCGATAAAAATGATGTACGAGGGATTGCAGAAGCCCTTCAATCAGAAGAAAAAAGCATTTTATATCTTTTGTGGAATTTTGTACATTTTAAAAAGTGGTTGCCAGTGGCGTATGTTACCCATAGATTATCCTAAATGGGAAGTCTTTTCAAGTTTGAAGTGCACAGAAGAATTAAAAAAAGAATAGGCAGGCGATGAAAGAATCTCTATTGTGATTTTTAACAATCAAACACAAGGAGAGACCTTGCCTAAAGGCTACCATCACCTAACCTATGACCAAAGATGTCAGATTTATATTTTAAAAGCTAGAGGAGATACATCTAGCTCAATAGCAAACATTCTAAAAGTTCATCATAGCACTATTAGTAGGGAACTTAAGAGAAATAAAGGGCAACGAGGATACCGTCATCAGCAAGCTCAAGAAAAAGCATTTCTTAGAAAAAATTCTCAGCCCAATAAAAAAATGACTCCTCAAATAGTTACCCGTATTGAAGAAAAAATCAAGTTGCAATGGAGCCCTATACAAATATCCGGATGGCTTAAAAGACATGGTAAAGAACATGTTAGTCATGAGACCATCTATAATCATATCTGGAAAGATAAACGACAGGGAGGACAGCTTTATAGAGAGCTCCGTCATCGAGGGAAAAAATATAACAAGCAGAGAAAGGGAGCTTCTGGAAGAGGGAACATGCCTGGTCGTATAGATATTAAGCAACGGCCTTGTATTGTAGAAAAAAAGACTCGTTTAGGAGACTGGGAACTAGATACAGTCATAGGGGCAGGACATAAAGGCGTAATTGTATCAATGGTAGAAAGAACTTCCAAGCTAACTAAGCTCGCCAAAGTTTCTCATAAAACTGCAGAGGAAGTAAGTCAAGCGTTAATTGAACAACTTAAACCTATCAAAGATTTTGTACACACATTAACAGCAGACAACGGAAAAGAATTTGCCTATCACCAAATGGTTAGTTTCGAGCTAGAGACAGACTTCTACTTTGCAACGCCCTACCATTCTTGGGAAAGAGGCTTAAATGAGCATACAAACGGACTAGTTAGGCAATATTTTCCTAAAACACAAAGCTTTTTAGATACGACTTCCAAGGATATAGAAAGGGTGGAAACTTTACTAAATAACAGACCTAGAAAGGCTCTCAACTTCGAAACTCCACTAGAAGTGTTTACGAGATTATCTACAAACATGCTATGCTCGGGTGCACAATAGATGTTTTTTCAAGTATTTATATGTTCTTTTTTGTGCACTTCAAGGTTGAAAGGGCCGGAATTATGTTATTATTATTTCCATCTTTGGAATAAAAAAGATGATAAAAATTCTAAGATCCTGCTAGTATATAGTGGTTCCGATTCAATCGCATAGAAAAATATAGGATAACGACAAGTTTCAAGTCGTTGACTTGAACCCCATTAAGCTAGCCGTTTGAATTGGCACTACTATATATCAAGAGGTTTTGTCTCTTCTATAGAAACAAATGGCACCAAGCCCTACTGCAAGAAGGAGGAAAACGCTTAAACTAATTGCATTAGAAAAAAAAGGATGCTCTATTGCAGGGATAATACCAAGTACCGTTAACAGTGCGATGATCACACCTGTGCAAGCATCTCCTGCTACAAGGCCAGAAGCAGCTAATATCCCTTTTTCAGAAGCCATGGTCATGTGCGTTGTTTTTTCTCTTTTTTTCACAAAAAAGGAAACAATTCCTCCTAGCATCATAGCAGTGCTCAAAGAAAGGGGTAAGTACAATCCTAGAGCAAAAGGCAAAACAGGTAAACGAAGTAGTTCCATGGATAAACCTAAAAGCACGCCTACCAAAATTAAGGTAACAGGAATATTGCCTTGAATTACTCCTTTTGCAATTAAAGCCATCATGGTACCTTGCGGAGCTGGTAGCTCCGCAGAGCCTAATCCATAGGCTTGATCTAGTAAATATAGAGTGGTTCCAATGGCAAGGGCTGGTAGAAAAATACCGATAATCTCTGCAATCTGCTGCCATCTAGGAGTTGCACCGAGTAAAAAACCTGTCTTTAGATCTTGAGAGGTAGTGCCTGCTAAAGCAATAGCAATATTGACAACCACACTCATCGTTAATGCAGCAATCAGATAGATGCGCTCTGTCCAACCAATAGCGACAAAAATTAAACATGTCAGAAGAAGAGTTGTTAAAGTCATACCAGAAACAGGATTAGAAGTGCTTCCAACTATACCAACTGTTAGGGATGTAACCGCTACAAAGAAAAATCCTAGCACAGCCAGTAGTACGATAGTCGTTAAATTCATGGCAGATCCAGGGAGAAGCCAAAGAGTGATAATAATGGCTAAAGACCCAACAATGAGCCAACGAAGAGAAATATCTCGATCCGTTCTTGGTATATTTTTTCTAGGAGTTCTTTGGAATAGTTCCGTTAAACCAACAGAGAAGGTTTTACGGATAATGGGTGTAATTTTTATTAAGCTAATCAACCCTCCAATAGCTACTGCACCAGCGCCGATGTAACGAATATAGTTTGCCCAAATCTCTTCCGCTGACATTTGTGCAACAGGTATGGTTGCTGGGAAAATAACGGTCTGGTTAGAGCCAAATAATTGGATTAAAGGAATGAGAATCCACCATCCTAAAGCCCCTCCCCATAATAGCAAGCTAGTAATACGAGAGCCCACGATGAAACCCACACCAAGTAATGCAGCAGTGCAATCCATACTAAATTCTGTTTTTTGAAAAAAAGGCAGAACCCATTTAGGAGTTTCTTTTAGCAGTTGAAAAGCTCCAGAAAAGCATTTATGAATAGCTCCTACGATAATCCCTAAAAAGGCAAAAAAAGCCATTTTCTGAGAAGAGGTTCCGGCTTGTAGAATTTGAGCACATGCGGTCCCCTCTGGAAAGGGAAACCTCTTATGTTCATGTACAATGATATAACGGCGCATGGGAATCATAAACAGCACACCCAAAATTCCACCTAATGCAGCTAATACAAAAATGCGCCAAGCAGATAAACGCTCTCCTAAAAAAAAGAGCGCAGGAACGGTAAAAATTACCCCAGCAGCTAATCCTTCTCCTACAGAGGCAATGGTTTGTACTAGGTTGTTTTCTAAAATCGATACCTTTTTACAAAAAGTGCGTAAGATAGCCATGGATAACACAGCAGCTGGAATAGAAGCAGAGACAGTTGTACCGATTTTCAAACCTAAATACGCGTTACCAACTGCAAAGACTAATCCAAGGATCATCCCTAGCAAGATGGCGCGTAGAGTGAATTCTCTAGGTGCTTTTTCCGTAATATTTTTCATAATAAAGAAGAGTTCTTTATTTTTGAAAATGCCGCGGAAAGAGATTTTTTACTATTCTTTTTTTAATTCTTCTGTGCACTTCAAACTTGAAAAGATAACCTAAAACCAATACCATGAATTTCATAGTCAAATTAAGGATAATTATTTACAGAAATAAGCCATGTAAAAAATCTATGAAGGCGCTTGTAATTCGATGGTATTTTTGCCTTACTGTATAAAATAGTGGAAAGATCTAATAAATTTACTGTCCTTAACTACAAATAATCCTATTAATACATTAGACTTCTTTCGAAATTAAATTTTTGAGAGTAGATTTCTTGCATAACCCCTTATTTTAAAGCTTTCATTTATAGATTCCTAATCTTAACAAAAGCATTTCCAGCTATATCGCTCAAACAATCATATCTCCTGGATTAAAATACTTTAAAATTTTAGATTGCTTATTGGTTATGCAAGAGATCTATTGACTAATACGGTTAGTCTAGACTTCTTCCAATCAAAATGTTCTGCTAAAATATTTTTCAGTTCGCAATTATGTTTCATAATACCTCTTAAGATTGCTTTCTAGAAGTATTATGCCAGATATCTGGTCATATTTGCGGGCTATTCTTTTTATCTGCTCCTAAAAAATTGTCTTGTACAGAGAAAAATTACTTTAAAATACTAGTTGACTTATTCTTTCAAATTATTGACACTGATTTTTCTTAAAAACGAAAAGTAGCGTGATTTGAGGTTTTTGTTAGCCATAACATCTATGATATGCAAACTTAACCCTCTTTTAATGTTCTTTAAATATTTAAGATAATGAAAGAGAAAATCTATCGTCTAGCATTCTGTTAGAAACCTGGGATTAAAATCCTAAAGTAATATTAATGAATGAACGTATATTTTCTAAGAGCCTGTTTAAAATCTTTTCAAAAGTAGAGCAATAAAAGCAAGAACCACCATATTCAGGCTTGTATGTAGTTTTCTTTCGCAATTTTTCCATAGCCTGCGACATTTTTCTATCCACGCAAAAGAACGCTCTACAACCCATCTTTTGGGAATAACTGTAAAAGTATGAAGTGTATTTCTTTTAGCTATTTCTACTATACATCCTAATATCTCCTGCACACTCTTTGCAAATTTTTCTCCAGAATATCCTCCGTCTGCTAAAACATTTTTTACACCGAACAAATTGTTTTTATGTAGTGAAAATGCTTCTATAGTGGTTCCGATTCAATCGTATAGAAAAATATTTTGTTTTGTGTTAAGCTATTGAGTATGAAAAAACTGACCCCTAGCCAGAGAGCTGACTTAGAACACAAGTTAAAGCATCCAAAAGACTATTCTGAACGGAATAGGCTTTGTGTAATTTTGGGCTATGATGAGGGTATCTCAACAAAAAATCTTGCTAAAACACTCCGGATAAGCCCTATCACTGTTCAGAAATACCTCAGAGAATATGATTCCGAAAATAAAACTGGAAGTAGCCCTCGAGGCGGTAGCAAATCAAAACTTTCACAAGACCAAACAGAGTCTCTACTAAAACACCTACATGAAAAGACCTATCTTAAAGTCAAAGGGATCATAGCTTATGTGCATGAGCAATATGGGATAAAATATTCCCGAAGTGGCATGACAGATTGGCTCATACAGCACGGATTTGTTTATAAACGTCCTAAAAAGATTCCTGGGAAATTAGCTCCTGAAAAACAACGAATTTTCATAGAACAATATAGGGCTTTAAAGGAGACCTTAAACCCTGATGAAGAGATCTATTTCATAGATGCTGTGCATCCTGAACATCAGTCCCAAGCCGTATGTGGATGGATCAAAAAAGGCGTTCAAAAGACTTTGCAGACATCCGGGAAACAATTGCGATTGCATTTTGCTGGAGCTCTTTGCCTGACAGGAATGAAGATTTTTACAGAGGAATATAAGACAGTTGATGCCGATGCAATGCTCGATTTTTTCAAGAAGCTAGAAAAACAGACAGAGGCTCGAATTATTCATGTAATTTTGGATAATGCAAGATCAAACAAAAATAAGAAACTAGAAGAGTTTCTGATGTCTTCTAGGATTAAAGTGCACTATCTCCCTCCTTATTCGCCGAATTTGAATCCTATTGAACGCTTGTGGAAGATCTTAAAGGAAAAGAAGGTATACAATCGATATTACGAAACGTCGGTGACTTTTTTTCAGGCAATTAGAGGATTCTTCTTAGAAGAGATACCGAAAATAACAGATATTTTGAAATGTAGGATAAACGACAAGTTTCAAGTCGTTGACTTAAATCCCATTAAGCTAGCCGTTTGAATCGGCACTAGTATATAGTGGTTCCGATTCAATCGTATAGAAAAATATTTTGTTTTGTGTTAAGCTATTGAGTATGAAAAAACTGATCCCTAGCCAGAGAGCTGACTTAGAACACAAGTTAAAGCATCCAAAAGACTATTCTGAACGGAATAGGCTTTGTGTAATTTTGGGCTATGATGAGGGTATCTCAACAAAAAATCTTGCTAAAACACTCCGGATAAGCCCTATCACTGTTCAGAAATACCTCAGAGAATATGATTCCGAAAATAAAACTGGAAGTAGCCCTCGAGGCGGTAGCAAATCAAAACTTTCACAAGACCAAAAAGAGTCTCTACTAAAACACCTACAGGAAAAGACCTATCTTAAAGTCAAAGGGATCATAGCTTATGTGCATGAGCAATATGGGATAAAATATTCCCGAAGTGGCATGACAGATTGGCTCATACAGCACGGATTTGTTTATAAACGTCCTAAAAAGATTCCTGGGAAATTAGATCCTGAAAAACAACGAATTTTCATAGAACAATATAGGGCTTTAAAGGAGACCTTAAACCCTGATGAAGAGATCTATTTCATAGATGCTGTGCATCCTGAACATCAGTCCCAAGCCGTATGTGGATGGATCAAAAAAGGCGTTCAAAAGACTTTGCAGACATCCGGGAAACAATTGCGATTGCATTTTGCTGGAGCTCTTTGCCTGACAGGAATGAAGATTTTTACAGAGGAATATAAGACAGTTGATGCCGATGCAATGCTCGATTTTTTCAAGAAGCTAGAAAAACAGACAGAGGCTCGAATTATTCATGTAATTTTGGATAATGCAAGATCAAACAAAAATAAGAAACTAGAAGAGTTTCTGATGTCTTCTAGGATTAAAGTGCACTATCTCCCTCCTTATTCGCCGAATTTGAATCCTATTGAACGCTTGTGGAAGATCTTAAAGGAAAAGAAGGTATACAATCGATATTACGAAACGTCGGTGACTTTTTTTCAGGCAATTAGAGGATTCTTCTTAGAAGAGATACCGAAAATAATAGATATTTTGAAATGTAGGATAAACGACAAGTTTCAAGTCGTTGACTTAAATCCCATTAAGCTAGCCGTTTGAATCGGCACTAGTATATAGTGGTTCCGATTCAATCGTATAGAAAAATATTTTGTTTTGTGTTAAGCTATTGAGTATGAAAAAACTGATCCCTAGCCAGAGAGCTGACTTAGAACACAAGTTAAAGCATCCAAAAGACTATTCTGAACGGAATAGGCTTTGTGTAATTTTGGGCTATGATGAGGGTATCTCAACAAAAAATCTTGCTAAAACACTCCGGATAAGCCCTATCACTGTTCAGAAATACCTCAGAGAATATGATTCCGAAAATAAAACTGGAAGTAGCCCTCGAGGCGGTAGCAAATCAAAACTTTCACAAGACCAAAAAGAGTCTCTACTAAAACACCTACAGGAAAAGACCTATCTTAAAGTCAAAGGGATCATAGCTTATGTGCATGAGCAATATGGGATAAAATATTCCCGAAGTGGCATGACAGATTGGCTCATACAGCACGGATTTGTTTATAAACGTCCTAAAAAGATTCCTGGGAAATTAGATCCTGAAAAACAACGAATTTTCATAGAACAATATAGGGCTTTAAAGGAGACCTTAAACCCTGATGAAGAGATCTATTTCATAGATGCTGTGCATCCTGAACATCAGTCCCAAGCCGTATGTGGATGGATCAAAAAAGGCGTTCAAAAGACTTTGCAGACATCCGGGAAACAATTGCGATTGCATTTTGCTGGAGCTCTTTGCCTGACAGGAATGAAGATTTTTACAGAGGAATATAAGACAGTTGATGCCGATGCAATGCTCGATTTTTTCAAGAAGCTAGAAAAACAGACAGAGGCTCGAATTATTCATGTAATTTTGGATAATGCAAGATCAAACAAAAATAAGAAACTAGAAGAGTTTCTGATGTCTTCTAGGATTAAAGTGCACTATCTCCCTCCTTATTCGCCGAATTTGAATCCTATTGAACGCTTGTGGAAGATCTTAAAGGAAAAGAAGGTATACAATCGATATTACGAAACGTCGGTGACTTTTTTTCAGGCAATTAGAGGATTCTTCTTAGAAGAGATACCGAAAATAACAGATATTTTGAAATGTAGGATAAACGACAAGTTTCAAGTCGTTGACTTAAATCCCATTAAGCTAGCCGTTTGAATCGGCACTAGTATAGACAATTTTTTCGTTCAACCTGAAATCAGGTTAGATCAAACAAACTCGTTCCAAGAAAAATTTAAAGAAAAAGGAGCTCAGTCTATTGACCTTTCTATAAAAGGCAAATGCTCTTCCTTTTTACGCTCTTTGGTCAATATTAAAGTCACTAAAGAATCATGTGTTGCTGGTTTTTGCTTAGTTCCTAGTGTCAATCTAGGTTGGTTGAGAACAACTTCTCTAATGCGCCTTCATTACGCTTCTAAGTTTAGAGGGGGAACATTTTGTAAATCTGATTTTACAACTTCTAGCTTTCACCAAACAATCGATCAATTGCTCGTGGGTGCGCAATTTCTTGTCTCCCGCCAAGGAGACATCCAGTTATCTATAGGATATGAAGGGGTTTTTGGAAAAAAATCAACAGTGAATGAAATGAATATAAATGCGTGTTGGAGTTTTTAACTCTTGCTTTTGACCGTCTTATGTAGATGTTTAGTCCCAAAGTGTAATGGATTGGGTTAATTCTAAAACTTTTTGGTTTTTTTTGCCAACTTTTGATAACATGGTAGTACCGATTCAAACGGCTAGCTTAATGGGGTTCAAGTCAACGACTTGAACCTTGTCGTTAATCCTATATTCTTCTATACGATTGAATCGGAACCACTATATTTACCACTAAGTGTGAATTTAAGTCTTGTCTATTACACTTTAAGCGAATTGGTAATGTGCTCATGTTCTTTGATAGACATCCTCTAGACGAACAATATCATCTTCTCCCACATATTCGCCTACTTGAACCTCTATCAATTCTAGTAACACTTTACCAGGATTTTCTAGTCGATGAATCGCTCTTTTAGGCACAAAAATGCTTTCATTTTCAGATAGAATAGTTTCTTGTTGATCGATGGTAACTTTAGCCGTTCCTTTTACCACTACCCAATGCTCACTACGATGGTAATGCATTTGCAAACTCAGTTTCTGCTTAGGTTCAACTACGATTCTTTTTAATTTATAGCGCTCTGCCTCTTCTAATACGGTAAAATGACCCCAAGGACGATGCGATGTAGGATGCAAATAAGATTCCTTAGTCTCTCGCTTTTGCAACTCTTCTACTAAAGCCTTTACCCTTTGAGATTCTCTTCTTTTTCCAATAAATAACGCATCTGCGGTTTCTACAACGATTAAATCTTCTAATCCAATAGTAGAAATTAAACGTTTGTTGCCCATGATTAAACAATTTTTTGTATCTATATCTAAAACATTTCCCATTTTTGCATTATTATGCTGATCTTTTTCTAGAAAGTCATACACACTATCCCAAGATCCTACATCTGACCAATTAAGATCTAAACGCACAACTTTTGTATTAGTGGATTTTTCCATTAAGGCATAATCAATAGAAAGATTTGGTAGTTCAGAAAATCTAGCTACAAACTCTTTGAAATCTCCCGAAATTCCTATGCCAATTTCTGGACAGTGCTTTTGAAGTTCTTTAATAAACGTTTCAATTTGAAATAAAAAAATACCAGAGTTCCATAAGTGTTGGCCTGAAAGTAAATATTTCTGCGCCAGAGCAAAATCAGGCTTTTCTACAAAACTATCTACGTGATAGATATTTTCTTGTTCTTGCAAACCCAATTTAATATAACCGTAGCCTGTTTCTGGTTTATTAGGACGCACACCAAAAATTACATTTCTTGCTTTTTGTGCGATTTTTTCTGCTTCGACTAAAGCATGGATGAATATCTCTTGAGGGCAAATCAGATGATCTGAGGAGCAAATCAAAACACACTCTTGAGAAGAAATTTTTAAGAAAGAAGTTAGATAACAAATAGCAAGCGCAATAGCAGGTGCTGTATTTTTTTGCTCTGGCTCTATTAAAATCTGATTTTCTAACAGAAGAGAAATTTCCATGGCTTGTGTTTTTACCAAATGAAAATAATCTTGACTGGTTACAACCAAAATATCCTTTGGGTCAATAATAGGAATAAATCGTTCAATGGTTTTCTGTAATAAAGAGCGTTTTTCTCCAAAATGCAAAAATTGCTTAGGCATTTCTCTACGGGAATAAGGCCATAGCCTTGTTCCACTACCGCCTGCTAAAATGATGGCTTTCATATTTTTCCTCGGTTTTTTTATCAACAAGATTGCGAAACTCCGCATGAAATCTCTTTCTGCTAAACTTTTGCGCGTGTTGATAAATTTTATTTTGATCAAACTCTTTTTTTTCAAAACGAGCAATAGCATCTAATAAACTAGCCAATTGTTGTTTTTCAAAAAAAACTCCTGTCTGGTTTTCTATAACGGTTTCCAACGTCGCTCCTTTCCCAAAGGCAATGATAGGGACCCCTGCTGCTTGCGCTTCTAAAACGCAAATACCAAAATCTTCTTCAGCAGCAAAAATGAACCCCTTGGCTTTAGCTACATAAGAATGCATGATCTCATCGGGCTGATAGCCTAAGATTTCTACATTTTTTGTGGCTAATTGTTTAATTTTTTTCATTTCA
This is a stretch of genomic DNA from Candidatus Rhabdochlamydia oedothoracis. It encodes these proteins:
- a CDS encoding IS630 family transposase; this translates as MKKLIPSQRADLEHKLKHPKDYSERNRLCVILGYDEGISTKNLAKTLRISPITVQKYLREYDSENKTGSSPRGGSKSKLSQDQKESLLKHLQEKTYLKVKGIIAYVHEQYGIKYSRSGMTDWLIQHGFVYKRPKKIPGKLDPEKQRIFIEQYRALKETLNPDEEIYFIDAVHPEHQSQAVCGWIKKGVQKTLQTSGKQLRLHFAGALCLTGMKIFTEEYKTVDADAMLDFFKKLEKQTEARIIHVILDNARSNKNKKLEEFLMSSRIKVHYLPPYSPNLNPIERLWKILKEKKVYNRYYETSVTFFQAIRGFFLEEIPKITDILKCRINDKFQVVDLNPIKLAV
- a CDS encoding IS30 family transposase; protein product: MIFNNQTQGETLPKGYHHLTYDQRCQIYILKARGDTSSSIANILKVHHSTISRELKRNKGQRGYRHQQAQEKAFLRKNSQPNKKMTPQIVTRIEEKIKLQWSPIQISGWLKRHGKEHVSHETIYNHIWKDKRQGGQLYRELRHRGKKYNKQRKGASGRGNMPGRIDIKQRPCIVEKKTRLGDWELDTVIGAGHKGVIVSMVERTSKLTKLAKVSHKTAEEVSQALIEQLKPIKDFVHTLTADNGKEFAYHQMVSFELETDFYFATPYHSWERGLNEHTNGLVRQYFPKTQSFLDTTSKDIERVETLLNNRPRKALNFETPLEVFTRLSTNMLCSGAQ
- a CDS encoding IS1634 family transposase is translated as MYNYGMSVSKYLGRGKPKNGAEKVIVDYKMETSFRRNQEKINNILNKKGRFILATNELDSEGYKDKQILEEYKEQQNVEGGFRFLKDPWFMVDSIFLKLPRRIEALMMIMTLCLMIYNIGQYRLREQLKAQKSTLLKSAESRKWQTL
- a CDS encoding autotransporter domain-containing protein → MDNFFVQPEIRLDQTNSFQEKFKEKGAQSIDLSIKGKCSSFLRSLVNIKVTKESCVAGFCLVPSVNLGWLRTTSLMRLHYASKFRGGTFCKSDFTTSSFHQTIDQLLVGAQFLVSRQGDIQLSIGYEGVFGKKSTVNEMNINACWSF
- a CDS encoding IS630 family transposase is translated as MKKLIPSQRADLEHKLKHPKDYSERNRLCVILGYDEGISTKNLAKTLRISPITVQKYLREYDSENKTGSSPRGGSKSKLSQDQKESLLKHLQEKTYLKVKGIIAYVHEQYGIKYSRSGMTDWLIQHGFVYKRPKKIPGKLDPEKQRIFIEQYRALKETLNPDEEIYFIDAVHPEHQSQAVCGWIKKGVQKTLQTSGKQLRLHFAGALCLTGMKIFTEEYKTVDADAMLDFFKKLEKQTEARIIHVILDNARSNKNKKLEEFLMSSRIKVHYLPPYSPNLNPIERLWKILKEKKVYNRYYETSVTFFQAIRGFFLEEIPKIIDILKCRINDKFQVVDLNPIKLAV
- a CDS encoding OPT family oligopeptide transporter, yielding MKNITEKAPREFTLRAILLGMILGLVFAVGNAYLGLKIGTTVSASIPAAVLSMAILRTFCKKVSILENNLVQTIASVGEGLAAGVIFTVPALFFLGERLSAWRIFVLAALGGILGVLFMIPMRRYIIVHEHKRFPFPEGTACAQILQAGTSSQKMAFFAFLGIIVGAIHKCFSGAFQLLKETPKWVLPFFQKTEFSMDCTAALLGVGFIVGSRITSLLLWGGALGWWILIPLIQLFGSNQTVIFPATIPVAQMSAEEIWANYIRYIGAGAVAIGGLISLIKITPIIRKTFSVGLTELFQRTPRKNIPRTDRDISLRWLIVGSLAIIITLWLLPGSAMNLTTIVLLAVLGFFFVAVTSLTVGIVGSTSNPVSGMTLTTLLLTCLIFVAIGWTERIYLIAALTMSVVVNIAIALAGTTSQDLKTGFLLGATPRWQQIAEIIGIFLPALAIGTTLYLLDQAYGLGSAELPAPQGTMMALIAKGVIQGNIPVTLILVGVLLGLSMELLRLPVLPFALGLYLPLSLSTAMMLGGIVSFFVKKREKTTHMTMASEKGILAASGLVAGDACTGVIIALLTVLGIIPAIEHPFFSNAISLSVFLLLAVGLGAICFYRRDKTS
- a CDS encoding mannose-1-phosphate guanylyltransferase/mannose-6-phosphate isomerase, whose translation is MKAIILAGGSGTRLWPYSRREMPKQFLHFGEKRSLLQKTIERFIPIIDPKDILVVTSQDYFHLVKTQAMEISLLLENQILIEPEQKNTAPAIALAICYLTSFLKISSQECVLICSSDHLICPQEIFIHALVEAEKIAQKARNVIFGVRPNKPETGYGYIKLGLQEQENIYHVDSFVEKPDFALAQKYLLSGQHLWNSGIFLFQIETFIKELQKHCPEIGIGISGDFKEFVARFSELPNLSIDYALMEKSTNTKVVRLDLNWSDVGSWDSVYDFLEKDQHNNAKMGNVLDIDTKNCLIMGNKRLISTIGLEDLIVVETADALFIGKRRESQRVKALVEELQKRETKESYLHPTSHRPWGHFTVLEEAERYKLKRIVVEPKQKLSLQMHYHRSEHWVVVKGTAKVTIDQQETILSENESIFVPKRAIHRLENPGKVLLELIEVQVGEYVGEDDIVRLEDVYQRT
- a CDS encoding IS630 family transposase, whose translation is MKKLTPSQRADLEHKLKHPKDYSERNRLCVILGYDEGISTKNLAKTLRISPITVQKYLREYDSENKTGSSPRGGSKSKLSQDQTESLLKHLHEKTYLKVKGIIAYVHEQYGIKYSRSGMTDWLIQHGFVYKRPKKIPGKLAPEKQRIFIEQYRALKETLNPDEEIYFIDAVHPEHQSQAVCGWIKKGVQKTLQTSGKQLRLHFAGALCLTGMKIFTEEYKTVDADAMLDFFKKLEKQTEARIIHVILDNARSNKNKKLEEFLMSSRIKVHYLPPYSPNLNPIERLWKILKEKKVYNRYYETSVTFFQAIRGFFLEEIPKITDILKCRINDKFQVVDLNPIKLAV